In the genome of Syntrophorhabdaceae bacterium, one region contains:
- a CDS encoding universal stress protein: MTAIIGVDREYMERRGETMLKPTRILVPTDFSEYSDRALAQGLDIAQQYEAKLFLLHVVQGDVYRDILEFTFLEEAVRHSIRNGAEVWAQESLQKQLGHFPQAKDTEVVTNVRWGVPYDEILKEGKEQGIDLIIIASLGKTGVAKYLIGSVARNVLRGSKCPVLLTK; the protein is encoded by the coding sequence ATGACTGCTATAATTGGAGTAGACAGGGAGTATATGGAAAGGAGGGGAGAGACAATGCTCAAGCCAACCAGGATTTTGGTACCAACTGATTTTTCGGAATATTCGGACAGGGCATTGGCGCAGGGATTAGATATAGCGCAACAGTATGAGGCAAAGCTTTTTCTTCTCCATGTTGTCCAGGGGGACGTTTACCGCGACATTCTGGAATTCACTTTCCTCGAAGAGGCAGTGCGGCACTCAATCAGGAATGGTGCGGAGGTCTGGGCTCAAGAGAGCTTGCAGAAGCAGCTCGGCCACTTTCCGCAGGCTAAGGACACAGAGGTGGTCACGAACGTCCGCTGGGGAGTTCCCTACGATGAGATCCTGAAGGAGGGAAAGGAACAAGGGATCGACCTGATAATAATCGCATCTCTCGGCAAAACCGGCGTTGCAAAATACCTTATCGGCAGCGTGGCCCGTAATGTCCTCAGGGGTTCCAAATGTCCTGTACTGCTGACAAAATGA
- a CDS encoding AbrB/MazE/SpoVT family DNA-binding domain-containing protein: MAEVATTKMSSKGQVVIPESIRKQLNLKAGSQFVVIGKDDVLILKTITEPDLDTFETLITQARREAEESGLRPSDIKKTILTARKRS, encoded by the coding sequence ATGGCGGAAGTGGCAACAACAAAGATGTCGTCCAAGGGACAGGTGGTCATTCCGGAGAGTATACGGAAACAGCTCAACCTCAAGGCGGGATCGCAATTCGTAGTCATCGGCAAGGACGATGTGCTCATACTCAAGACAATAACCGAACCCGACCTCGACACCTTCGAGACATTGATAACGCAGGCCCGGAGGGAGGCAGAGGAGTCCGGTTTGCGTCCCTCTGACATCAAAAAGACCATTCTCACGGCACGCAAACGGTCTTGA
- a CDS encoding TetR/AcrR family transcriptional regulator, which yields MSTTHYRKKDATREQIVKAAIRVFGRKSYLQASISEIAQRAEVAEGTIYQHFKNKEDLLFFVPMERTNAFCEGLELHLQGIQDARNKLAKFAWYYLYFFKTNPDYARIAMLELRVNKNFQKTNGYRLFRGWLKTLRDIIEQGQREGSVRNDMDPVIIQELLLGTLEHYVTRWLLKDESWDLLEFREQTIELVMNGIKPAKIDEAETMAVAKEVSSG from the coding sequence ATGAGCACAACTCATTATAGAAAAAAAGACGCGACCAGGGAGCAGATAGTCAAAGCTGCCATCCGAGTGTTCGGAAGGAAGAGCTACCTCCAGGCCAGCATTTCGGAAATCGCCCAGAGAGCCGAAGTGGCGGAAGGGACCATCTATCAACATTTCAAGAACAAGGAAGACCTTCTGTTCTTCGTACCCATGGAGAGAACAAACGCCTTCTGCGAGGGTCTGGAGCTCCACCTGCAGGGGATCCAGGACGCCCGCAACAAGCTGGCAAAGTTTGCGTGGTACTACCTCTATTTCTTTAAGACAAACCCCGACTACGCGCGTATAGCAATGCTTGAATTGAGGGTTAACAAGAATTTCCAGAAAACGAACGGGTACCGCCTCTTCAGAGGGTGGCTGAAGACACTTCGCGACATTATCGAGCAGGGGCAGCGGGAAGGGTCCGTGAGGAATGACATGGATCCGGTCATCATTCAGGAACTGCTCCTCGGTACCCTTGAGCATTACGTGACGCGCTGGCTTCTCAAGGACGAGAGCTGGGACCTTCTGGAGTTCCGCGAGCAGACGATCGAGCTTGTCATGAACGGGATCAAACCGGCAAAGATCGACGAAGCCGAAACGATGGCCGTCGCGAAGGAGGTGTCCTCGGGGTGA
- a CDS encoding putative toxin-antitoxin system toxin component, PIN family, producing MKVVFDTNVLVAAFLSEGVCYKLLLRARKRECKLVLSPDIIAEFEGVLLRKFSLSQSELTDVRTLLAEATHETCRQVEPIDPVSRDPDDDKILACASVSQADYLVTGDEDLLVIRQYGATKILSPRDFEGLFGD from the coding sequence GTGAAAGTCGTTTTCGACACCAACGTACTTGTGGCCGCGTTCCTTTCCGAGGGTGTCTGTTATAAGCTGCTGCTCCGGGCCCGAAAGAGGGAATGCAAGCTTGTCCTCAGCCCCGACATCATCGCTGAATTCGAAGGCGTCCTTCTCCGCAAGTTCTCCCTCTCGCAGTCGGAATTAACCGACGTCCGCACCCTTCTCGCAGAGGCCACACATGAAACATGCCGGCAAGTCGAGCCGATCGATCCGGTAAGCAGGGACCCGGACGACGACAAGATCCTTGCATGCGCCTCGGTAAGCCAGGCCGACTATCTCGTGACCGGCGACGAGGACCTCCTCGTGATCAGGCAATATGGCGCCACCAAGATCCTTTCCCCAAGGGACTTCGAGGGTCTTTTTGGGGATTAG
- a CDS encoding putative toxin-antitoxin system toxin component, PIN family codes for MKVILDTNVFISEVYFGGHPYRILQAWNNGRLVLTVSKEILDEYGRIGRMLGEQFPLIRFEPILEFVTAKAVIVKAGKLHQPLCDDPDDDKFFACALTARCKTIISGDKHLLKVSGFRGIEVLKPREFVDRYLQ; via the coding sequence TTGAAGGTCATCCTCGACACGAACGTCTTCATCTCCGAAGTCTACTTCGGCGGCCATCCGTACAGGATCCTTCAAGCATGGAACAACGGCAGGCTCGTTCTGACCGTTTCGAAGGAGATACTTGACGAATACGGGAGGATCGGCAGGATGCTGGGGGAACAATTTCCTCTCATCAGGTTCGAACCCATTCTGGAATTCGTCACGGCAAAGGCTGTGATCGTCAAAGCCGGAAAACTCCACCAACCCCTTTGCGATGATCCCGATGATGACAAGTTCTTCGCCTGCGCACTGACTGCAAGATGCAAGACGATCATAAGCGGGGACAAACACCTGTTAAAGGTGTCCGGTTTTCGCGGGATCGAGGTGCTCAAACCACGGGAATTTGTCGACCGGTACCTGCAATAA
- a CDS encoding ribbon-helix-helix protein, CopG family has protein sequence MRTVLSVSLSDKMAAELDHLAKVTGRNKSDIVKESLSIFLWETKFKQVKRRLAKKAKAAGVVTEEDVFKVVS, from the coding sequence ATGAGAACGGTATTATCCGTAAGCCTGTCTGACAAGATGGCTGCGGAGCTTGATCACCTGGCAAAGGTCACGGGGCGGAACAAGAGTGACATCGTGAAAGAGTCACTGAGCATTTTCCTTTGGGAGACCAAATTCAAACAGGTAAAACGCCGGCTCGCTAAAAAGGCCAAGGCCGCCGGGGTCGTTACCGAGGAAGATGTGTTCAAAGTGGTGTCGTGA